In Stigmatopora nigra isolate UIUO_SnigA chromosome 18, RoL_Snig_1.1, whole genome shotgun sequence, one genomic interval encodes:
- the LOC144211815 gene encoding actin-binding LIM protein 1-like translates to MVSLLEGLCSLDCLDKMSSSKRLSLSSLGRICGLGQSNDMVVLDRVKRKNSVRRMSIIEDGQIAEVLYLIPKQCMMEQLPFLNPNDYVLCEKLAGIPADVSVVHTHPPAVKQVIRCVKCGEVCKGEVLRVQFDHFHIKCFTCKVCGCDLTRSGFFMKNGDCLCPLDYQRLHGTVCNSCGGFVEGDVVAVLGKTYHPACFVCTICKQPFPAGDCVTFSGKECICQRCVSPLTPPPTGIRYSNNCNGCGRVIKNGQALLALGSQWHLGCFKCNICKKNLSGEYISKDGVPYCEKDYQLQFGVHCESCQKFITGKVLEAGEKHYHPECAKCSRCDKMFTEGEEMYLQGSAIWHPDCRDKIRNHDSNRSTLTSSESSCSRPGSCTPGSPSRSICAKVDDEIIDYRDLAAIPKVKAIYDIEHPDMMSYKSENIASAALESRGNTQERQKCAESLANVSETTEESYELRKCIPKSASHGSFGVQSYSRHSYTPTRSPQHFHRPGSIFSTNGTLLNPSSYHRLALDSTDQGFHMYRKPPIFKQQDPNSSQTSSLPGYGCNGLNPPQSVEFPQSCGDTLRDFKFFHDSLHPFARMDRGVSMPNLLEPKVYPYEMLTVANRGRMKLPREIDRTRLERHLSPDSFFEVFGMSIKEFDCLPLWKQNDMKKGANLF, encoded by the exons ATGGTTTCTCTTTTGGAGGGGCTGTGCAGCCTGGACTGTCTGGACAAAATGAGCTCGTCCAAACGCCTCAGCCTGAGCAGCCTGGGTCGGATATGCGGACTTGGCCAAAGTAATGACATGGTGGTCCTGGACCGGGTCAAGAGGAAGAACTCGGTCAGGCGCATGTCCATCATCGAGGACGGACAGATAGCCGAAGTGCTCTACTTGATCCCCAAGCAGTGCATGATGGAGCAGCTGCCTTTTCTCAACCCCAATGACTATGTTCTGTGTGAAAAACTGGCGGGCATACCGGCGGATGTCTCAG TGGTACACACTCACCCTCCTGCGGTCAAGCAGGTCATCAGATGCGTCAAATGTGGGGAGGTCTGCAAAGGGGAAGTGCTGAGAGTCCAGTTTGATCATTTCCACATCAAGTGCTTCACCTGCAAAG tttgCGGCTGTGACTTGACCCGGTCTGGCTTCTTCATGAAAAACGGAGACTGCCTCTGTCCACTAGACTACCAAAGGCTTCATGGCACTGTCTGCAACAGCTGCGGAGGATTTGTGGAAGGGGACGTTGTCGCTGTTTTGGGCAAGACTTACCACCCGGCCTGCTTTGTGTGCACCATTTGcaa ACAACCTTTTCCTGCTGGTGATTGCGTCACATTTAGTGGAAAAGAGTGCATCTGTCAGCGATGTGTGAGTCCACTGACGCCACCACCAACTGGCATCAGATATTCCAACA ATTGCAACGGCTGTGGTCGTGTCATTAAGAACGGTCAAGCTTTGTTAGCGTTGGGAAGCCAATGGCACCTTGGCTGCTTCAAGTGcaacatctgcaaaaaaaatctgagtggAGAGTACATTAGCAA GGATGGTGTTCCTTATTGTGAAAAAGACTACCAGCTTCAGTTTGGGGTTCATTGTGAATCATGTCAGAAGTTTATAACGGGGAAAGTTCTTGAG GCAGGAGAAAAACACTATCACCCTGAATGTGCAAAATGTAGCCGATGTGACAAAATGTTCACAGAGGGCGAGGAAATGTATTTGCAAG GTTCAGCCATCTGGCACCCGGACTGCAGAGATAAAATCCGAAATCATGACAGCAACCGG TCGACTTTGACGTCTTCTGAAAGCTCCTGCTCCAGACCTGGCTCGTGTACACCTGGAAGTCCTAGTCGATCAATTTGT GCCAAAGTAGATGATGAGATCATTGATTACCGAGATTTAGCAGCCATTCCCAAGGTCAAGGCTATTTATGACATAGAGCATCCGGATATGATGTCCTATAAGAGTGAAAACATCGCCTCTGCTGCTTTGGAAAGCAGAGGCAACACACAGGAAAGACAAAAGTGTGCAGAG tctCTGGCAAATGTATCTGAAACCACAGAG GAAAGCTACGAGTTACGGAAATGCATTCCCAAATCGGCGAGCCACGGATCTTTCGGCGTTCAGTCATACAGTCGTCACAGTTACACCCCCACTCGATCCCCACAGCACTTCCACCGGCCGG GCTCTATATTTTCTACCAACGGCACCTTGCTCAATCCTTCTTCCTATCACCGCTTAGCCCTTGACAGTACAG ATCAAGGCTTCCACATGTACAGAAAACCTCCCATTTTCAAGCAACAAG ATCCAAACTCCAGTCAAACTTCTTCTTTGCCAGGTTATGGTTGCAACGGCCTGAATCC TCCCCAGTCTGTTGAATTCCCCCAAAGCTGCGGGGACACATTAAGAG aTTTCAAG TTCTTCCATGACAGCCTGCATCCATTTGCACGAATGGACAGAGGAGTGTCAATGCCTAATTTGCTGGAGCCAAAA GTCTACCCGTATGAAATGTTGACGGTTGCCAATAGAGGACGTATGAAGCTGCCCAGAGAAATTGACAGAACGAGATTAGAG CGTCACCTGTCCCCAGATTCCTTTTTTGAGGTCTTCGGCATGTCAATTAAAGAATTTGACTGTCTCCCCCTATGGAAACAAAACGACATGAAAAAAGGAGCAAATCTCTTCTAA